ggctgtgcaacctggagggttttcggtttattagtattttggagtctgtattttgggGATGCTTGTCcgctaaattaaaaaaaaatatatatatatgtacatattagtaaaatacttttaactagtattttgatactcgggatcccgatccatataattattaatatattaattatgaaaattagatttcggatttattattataaaatacgggcgttacagaaAGAGAAATCACTACTAACAATTTATAACACGCCACATTGGAACAGATTTACCACAGGGCTAAGGCGGGTTAGACTCGTGCCTAAGACCTACTTAAATTCAAGACTCAAAATTTTTATATAGTATATTACTATACTTTTTTGCATTGAaaacaataatatttttgaaaaaatttgtaaaaattaaaagaggCTCAATAATACTTATATTTTACTTTAGATAAAAtacacatttaatttttttttttatatccaTTATTACTCGAAGTCGGCCCTGTATTGGGTTGATGCTAattgtaacgcccgtatttgaAATACTAAATTTAcaaattaactttaatatattataattacttaattataaagatcgggatcccgagttataaaacatagtttaaaactatatttgttattacaaaactccttgagattttttttcttttataaacaAGTACAGGCAACACAAAATACAACTCAAAATATTGAAAGACcaaaaccctccaggttgcactgccgcgatatgtataATCACTGCCGAGCTCcatctcactgttcctccagcttagcctttcctttacctacacaaggtagcaaactgatgagtcaacaaacTTAGTAAGATATATGCATAACATATATAAAAGCAATGCTAGACCGACTTTATAATTAAGCCGCCCTGAGCTCAACAACGGGCTCGCCAAATGGTTAAGAATgttcttaagggaagtacgacCACTGTACCAAATGTACTAGAGTACCGACtttgtactcgtgttggtagagccATTATTGTACCCCCCAAAATCAccaagtgttgtaccacatgcacgacGTACCCCCCTGGTaatcgtgttggtaacaccgtaatcaCACTGATATCCTACACTATACTAACACCcttaaaatcacataaacaaTTAGTGTTAGTAGTATAAATAGTTAAAACAAGcatacattcatatatacatTATTATGCTATCTTACCTTGTTCCGTGCTCAGGTGTGTCGTTCAGCCTGAGTGGAGGTAcagctcgacgttttacagggccctaaaccataacgtTCAAAACGCAATGAGAGACGCGCTAAAATGCTTAACAGGGatttaaaattgaaactaaggataaccctatcgataaataggatgCAAACACCCTAAATTACacaaaaacgggaaaaactagtGTTCGGGAAAAagtcccaaccggcagaccggtttcCAACCGGAAGCCCAGTTCCTGGGCacaaaccggtcgaccggttctatGGGTCCCCCAGaactggtcgaccggttctgtgctgggaacccaaaaaccGACCCCCACacctcaattcaatcccaaacttttcAAAACTTTCCACGATACCTATTCAAGTCCCAACAAACTCATTTCAAGcatcaaaatataacaaacaACTTAAACTAAgaaatcaccattagagctccaTCTTAAGCTCTTAAGTTTCAATTGACTCAAATAGCACAACCATCCTCTAATTAAGCTCAAAACAATAAAGATAATCATTACTTAACTCCAGAAAATGAACCCAAACTGAACACACACACAACCCCTAATTTAAACCTGAATCACACATAACACAAcccaaaacttaaataaaatttgaatagaattgcTTAGAAGGTATACCTTGATTTAAAGTACCTTAAACCTACTAGCATCCAGAAATTTCAACAAAGAAACACCACCTTCCTTGCTGGGTTTGTTGGTtcgaaagaaagagaaagagagatggaGAGTAGTATGCGGTAACTATTTTCAAAATTGGGCAACGGTCTTAGCTATCCCACACCCTAAAAAGACGACTCTAAGTGTTGGGCACCATAAGGTGCTTTTATAGCAATACTTAATAaaaaagagcattgctattagataTCTGTAGTGCCTAGCACTTTCTAGACATGTCGCGTTGCTATCTGCTACCGATACtctctaaaagctattatattaaattatatatgagacccgatacttagttagaCTAATAACGATAGGGACGTGCTAGGCACTACTAGTATCTTTTACCATTTCTCAATAAAAAAATGGTAAAAGTAATTAACAACACTAACTTaatattattagtgtaattattaattatgactaGTTACATAATAATCCAATTTAATATTTGctataattaaatatacattTGTAGCCTTTGTTTCTTCAACACTTTTATAAACATACAAActcacactctctctctcaccTACCTCACCCATCCCGACATTTGTGCTCTCTCTCTCCCCcattattttacttaaaaataatcatatatacatatatagataCACAAAaacactttatatatatatatatatactcacacATCCATATCTCAAACACttacactctctctctctatatctcCCAACCAAAACATCAAAGTCTCTATAGAAAAAAagggagaaagagagaaagaccTCTTTTATTCATTTCCTTTTCATCAATCAacttctcatatatatatatatatatatatatatttatatatatagaagaaaaaaagatgAATGGTGGTAGCTATGATCATTCACAGATGATGAGACAAGAACAATACTCATTAAAAAGAAGATGGCAAGAGATTAAgagacaacaacaacaacaacacttaAGGCTTAATACTACTGCGACTCCACCTTCTAACGGTGGACTCTCCTTCATGGGATTaactactaataataatattaatatcaaTACTTATCTCCAAGCCACGGCACCACCGCAGATGCTGGATCACCGCCACGAGGATTTGGTGGCAGCTGCGGTGGTGCCGGCGGTGACAGTGGTGCTTGAAGGGCGTTCCATCTGTCACCGTATTAGCCTCCATAAACATGGGAGTTATCAAAGCTTTGCTAAAGCCCTCCGACGAATGTTCGGGGAGGGCGGCGATCATGATGTTGATGATAAAGATCTGGATCTGTCTAATGCTGTTCCTGGTCATCTCATTGCTTATGAAGATATGGAGAATGATCTTCTTCTTGCTGGTGATCTTAATTGGAAGTAAGTATAagaatttatatattgtatataatatctttttgtatatatatttgttattagttaattttgattttgattggTTAGTGATATTCtatcaaatttattatattaaattatactacatgttttatacataaaaaaaaatatatttattttttatcatttctccattttttaaagtaatttctccattaattattttaaaatgatattttattattataattagtgaaattattttatatattatttttaattttttttttttttaaatttacagtttggatATTATTTCGGTAGTTTTTTTTGTGTGTTACTATGTAAATTTTAATTGTGATTTAAGTTAATTATTCTGTTGATTGTTGTATGAGTTTTATGTTAACTTtcggaaaaataaaaaaaaaaatgtaaaaaacaatgattattattgtgtaattattaaaattattattaagattcttATTCAACGGTATGATATAGAAAAAGCTAAGCAATTATATTAATCTTAATTAGCATAATTATAGATATGACCTTTTCCCATATAATTAAACAAACGTACGGcctaattagtaattactatattataattaattagaaatatataattttattattttttatcttcttAATTTTTCCTATGGTTAATCTAACTCTTCCTCGTAAAAATATTATGATTAAAAATGACGTGACCCCACTTAAAATTacatacttattattatttgaaaaaattatatacaattTATACAAGTAATACTAGATATACagttaaattatatatactaggcgtattaaaaataattatttatatttttaagttaaatcATATTACTTAAAATTATATAGTTACAATTAATTACACAtcattatacataaaaataatgtgtaatatttagATGTGTCTTCATCATTTTCCAAAGATATATATTTCTTGTAACAAAGAGATATTAGAGGTCTTTTAGTAATTGTTTGACCTTTCTATATAATGCTTATATAAATATTGGGCACCTTACTTTTTAGATGCGtcattttataattagttagcgatacattttaaaaattatcacattaaattatatgaaactCGATACGTAAGAAGATGCTATGTAAACACAATTAAtatcttttaacatttctctatatataaaaaataaacattgttaTTGAATACAAATAGTACATAGCACTTTCTATAAGTGTGTCttatgattaattaataatattttctaaatattattttttgaccAGTATGACACCAAAAATAATACTAGTCAAACTTTTAACATTTGTATGAAAATATATGTATCTCTTTctctatataatataatataatattatatgacAGGGATTTTGTACGCGTAGCAAGGAGAATCAGGATAGTGCCAGCAAAGTCAAATTCAAATTCAAGGAAGCCTTCAAGAGAAGAGGTCTTAGTAACAAcagctactactactactaccacttaattaattaattaattaattaattaattattaactacATACCTAGCTATTACAAACGTAATTGTaaacaacaaataataaaaactatAGTACTTAATTTGACTctgcttaattattattattattattgttattggaaATTTGGAAGCTCCCATATTTATTTCAGTATTAGAATATTTGTACTCAAACTACCTAGCTAGCTAGATAGATTTCTATAAAGAAGATCATCCTAatttactttaattaattttaatataacttTAATAAGAGTTGGAAAGTTGAACTAAGATCGTTTTAAGGCCCATCCAGTCGAAGgtctaaaaaattatattttaataatttttaaaaatactatatttattttaaataaatatagtctaataatttttattttcttaaggcTTACCCAATCTTAGAGCTGGCCTtgttctaattaataattaatagtgATAATTTTGCAATAATTTGTACTTCCTAATAGTGATGTAAATATGTGTGTTTTTAACAcgaaaaaaatatgaatttatGCATTACACGACacgaaaaaaatatacaatatgaAAAGTCCAAAAAGCATAATATGTAGGCATAAATAGTCCAACATGAAAGTTTAAAtccttataatttaataataataatttgagtatttattaataaatcttcaaaatttaattattttttttatatgatagtctataaaatattattaacaaattatataaaaaaattgaagcaatataaaatatatatatatatagtttcctAATTCTCTAGTTAATTAAATCGAATATATATGGAAAAGAAGAGCACAAATTCGAGCTCATATAAGAAAATAATGAGCTGCTCGAGTAAAGCACAACACAAATCTGAGCATGATACGAAAATACCAAACTAAAGGGTTGTGCCAAGCTAAGTCTTCTCTAAAAATAATTGGCACGCATATGAACGATacgatctatattttttttatagcatGATTCATATTTTAAAAAGCACGAACAAATATATGTCGGGCTAACCTGCACGTATTTTTACAGCACTACATTTATAAATGGTCAATATTTTtcgtatttataattttctttgtATTAATTCATGATATGATAGTTTCTTGCTTGATTGATAATATTATTGAATATTTTATGTCTAATAAATTAGAAACGTTTTCAtggtaatatattattaattaaatgactATCTCTTCTATCTATCTacctatatgtaaattattaGGAAATCTTTTGAAGATTTgttgtttgaattttattttgtgtGTAAAGTCATGGTTACAccaatatttatttatgaagaTTAATTGCATAAATTATAATAGTTAAATCTTAATCTATTCAAACTTAATAtgataatttacaaaaaaaaaaaaaaaattgaattctcattattttaattatcctgtaaaatatttaagaaactaaTATATAATTCAAACTAATTTAAATTTCAGATTTAGGTTACATGAATTGATTATAATACTAGTAAACAGTATTAAATCAACAGTAATTAATCTAAGtattttcaaactttattttaCTGCGAACTATATTTAAAttcattatctcaattacaataAAAGTCACAGAGGGTAAATGCTAGCCAAATGACTCTTGCCAACACtacaatatttttacttttagtaaCAGCAAAACTcgtgattaattataaattattattcttattcaGTGACTAAAAATATTCGTGTCTAAAGGTATTAGatacaaaaatcataatttattgtgactaaatgtatttttagtaacAATAAgtacttattgtgactaaaaactaaattagtagcAACTTATATCAAAATACTATGTTTAGTCACTAATAACTTTTCGTTGTGATTGAATGTTATATTTAGTCAAAAGaaatttatattgtgactaaaaaattattactaaaagtaattttttttacagtaCAAAGTCTAAGGTCAGACCAACTCGGCCCcaataaagagttttatttcattaaagcattttatttatatatacaaatattgcATAATTTAGAAGCTGAACTCAGACCCACACACACATTCTTCTGGCCCATGCTTTCTTATAACTACTTGAGTtagcctcaagtggttcaaTAAAGAGGACTTAGACATAAAGGTGCACTAGGTTGGAAAAACCCTAATTGCAAGGAGAAAGCaatagagagaaaaataaaaagtggtTAAGCTAGTTCTTAGGGAGGACCAATATAATATGGaccaatttatatatttaattttagttgcatgcccatttatattttcatattagaatatttatttattgggTAGCTAGGGTATGTGtagttattataaatatataatatatatgtataaaattgGCGGATAGCGATTATTTAtgaatattacatatatataattagaatTATGGGTAGTATTTTggtacataaataaattatatctattttttattttgacagTGTACAATTTAATTACAGGAAATCTCtcactatttttttctaaatatttttggAAATCTAGTGAGAGATTTATGCAAGCTTGTTTTGATATTTTTGTGAGTGTATTAAATCATAATTTTAGCTTTCTAAATTATtctatatttttctaaaaaaaaattaaaattaaaatcctgttaaattatattatatatcgtaatatatatacatataaaaaaaattgtaaataactATTAATCGAAATATGTTAAAAATACCTATACGTAGTGATTAaaacaattaatatatatattactactaTGTATGTTGTACTTACTATTTCTGCCATATTTATATGTCTATTATATATGGTCCTAAATACAATTATAGACTATAAGCACTAAAACGatctataattatatatatatatatatatatataaatatatatatatatatatatatatatattcataccaCTCACTcacttatatattaaatttggaaaagtttgaTCAATCAACACTCCTTTGAGTTACTGTTTATGGtggaaaacaaaaaatattacttattaattaattattaaaatgataattatatatattaagcttCCTTttaaactagaaaaaaaaattctaatattaGAGCACTTACATAAGAtatgttttaaaatataaattctttaaa
This Cannabis sativa cultivar Pink pepper isolate KNU-18-1 chromosome 6, ASM2916894v1, whole genome shotgun sequence DNA region includes the following protein-coding sequences:
- the LOC115724724 gene encoding auxin-responsive protein IAA33 translates to MNGGSYDHSQMMRQEQYSLKRRWQEIKRQQQQQHLRLNTTATPPSNGGLSFMGLTTNNNININTYLQATAPPQMLDHRHEDLVAAAVVPAVTVVLEGRSICHRISLHKHGSYQSFAKALRRMFGEGGDHDVDDKDLDLSNAVPGHLIAYEDMENDLLLAGDLNWKDFVRVARRIRIVPAKSNSNSRKPSREEVLVTTATTTTTT